From a single Alkalihalophilus pseudofirmus genomic region:
- a CDS encoding NUDIX domain-containing protein, with the protein MNHLYEKTIKSNSIYSGKIIDLQVDEVELPNGKTSKREIIKHPGAVAILPITTEGKLILVRQFRKALEKTIIEIPAGKLDAGEEPADCAKRELAEETGYVTDNLDFLLSFYTSPGFADELIYMYVATGLTAGEVSRDEDEFLDVVEVTLEEAVEMVRDERIHDAKTAYAIQYMRLMKYLGK; encoded by the coding sequence TTGAATCATCTTTACGAAAAAACAATCAAATCTAACTCGATATACAGCGGCAAGATCATTGACTTGCAAGTGGATGAAGTAGAACTGCCTAACGGCAAAACAAGTAAAAGAGAGATTATTAAACACCCTGGAGCTGTAGCTATTCTTCCTATTACAACAGAAGGAAAGTTGATTTTAGTTAGGCAATTTCGAAAAGCACTTGAAAAAACGATTATTGAAATACCAGCAGGCAAGTTGGACGCGGGGGAAGAGCCTGCTGATTGTGCGAAAAGAGAGCTCGCAGAAGAAACAGGTTATGTAACAGACAATCTTGACTTTTTACTTTCATTTTATACATCGCCTGGATTTGCTGATGAGCTCATTTATATGTATGTGGCTACTGGTCTTACAGCAGGGGAAGTAAGCCGGGATGAAGATGAATTTCTAGATGTGGTCGAGGTAACACTTGAGGAAGCAGTAGAGATGGTGCGAGATGAACGGATACATGATGCCAAAACAGCCTATGCCATTCAATATATGCGGTTAATGAAATATCTTGGTAAATAA
- the mciZ gene encoding Z-ring formation inhibitor MciZ produces the protein MKVYVHNQGIVLAGKAWEINAKLKESMQHFEYVEDWVKTVHSRPKLRLVHNAATTAQKKAGSS, from the coding sequence ATGAAAGTCTACGTACACAATCAAGGAATCGTTCTAGCAGGTAAAGCATGGGAAATTAACGCCAAGCTGAAAGAATCTATGCAGCATTTTGAGTATGTAGAAGATTGGGTTAAGACTGTTCATTCACGGCCTAAATTAAGACTGGTCCATAATGCAGCCACCACTGCCCAAAAAAAAGCTGGATCTTCTTGA
- a CDS encoding DUF3866 family protein: protein MFAEVRDQIKAIVFEDNHIQILQTSRTQQAVLYKALTKKGRIGDTVLLNTTASELNLGTGGYDFVKSAGENAQGTPCLNRDDGHILKLRYTPMQHQVLSVESQESPYHSLFQTTYSLEKRPVLVGELHSMIPILYAGSKVLHKRATVCIIIDDQAALPLMLSEHIRALEGEETFVTITVGQAFGGTYEAVTIQTALQFAHKHLKADIIMITVGPGVVGTGSYYGFTGMSLANWSNNVAALGGVPVWIPRLSFADKRKRHRGISHHTLTPLIEAVLTKVILPLPLLNGDRLEMIENQLSMLQKAKVSPEIKWIDEQEVQQKTEQALRTLGKDIKTMGRGYQEDPAFFWAVVAALWTSLNLGRE from the coding sequence ATGTTTGCAGAAGTGCGAGATCAGATCAAAGCTATTGTGTTTGAAGATAATCATATACAGATTTTGCAGACATCTCGCACACAACAAGCTGTTTTATACAAAGCGCTGACAAAAAAAGGCCGGATAGGAGATACAGTTTTATTAAATACCACAGCGAGCGAATTGAATCTAGGTACAGGAGGATATGATTTTGTTAAATCAGCGGGAGAGAATGCCCAGGGGACTCCTTGTCTAAACAGAGATGACGGTCATATTCTGAAATTACGATATACTCCGATGCAGCATCAAGTCTTATCTGTAGAATCACAGGAAAGTCCATATCATTCATTGTTTCAAACCACGTATTCTCTAGAGAAGAGGCCTGTTTTAGTCGGTGAATTGCATAGTATGATTCCCATCCTCTATGCAGGTTCTAAAGTTTTACACAAAAGGGCTACTGTATGTATTATCATTGATGACCAAGCAGCTTTGCCTCTTATGCTGAGTGAACACATTAGAGCACTTGAAGGAGAAGAGACATTTGTAACCATTACGGTAGGTCAGGCTTTTGGAGGGACATATGAAGCGGTTACTATCCAAACAGCCCTTCAATTTGCTCACAAACACCTTAAAGCAGACATTATTATGATAACTGTCGGTCCTGGAGTTGTAGGCACAGGGAGTTATTACGGATTTACAGGAATGTCTTTGGCGAATTGGTCTAATAATGTGGCGGCTTTAGGGGGGGTTCCTGTATGGATTCCGCGCTTGTCCTTTGCTGATAAAAGGAAGCGGCATAGAGGGATTAGTCATCATACATTAACGCCGCTAATAGAAGCAGTCCTAACGAAGGTAATCTTGCCCCTGCCACTTTTAAATGGAGATAGGCTTGAAATGATTGAAAACCAGCTTTCTATGCTGCAGAAAGCAAAAGTGAGCCCTGAAATAAAGTGGATCGATGAACAGGAAGTACAACAAAAGACAGAGCAAGCTCTTCGTACGTTAGGAAAAGATATTAAGACTATGGGAAGAGGCTATCAAGAAGATCCAGCTTTTTTTTGGGCAGTGGTGGCTGCATTATGGACCAGTCTTAATTTAGGCCGTGAATGA
- a CDS encoding TlpA disulfide reductase family protein — translation MKRKRTFLVLAIACILAVVTVVTMDRQEVGNEVGMVAEDFELPTYQGGQESFNQYEGQVVILNMWASWCEPCRDEMPDFMELQQDYHQEGLDIVTVNMQTYERTLNDAPEFIEEMNLTLPVFFDEDGVVSDRYGIRVLPTTFVIDREGVIAHVIPGEVNYERLEELIKPLL, via the coding sequence ATGAAACGGAAAAGAACCTTTTTGGTTTTAGCTATAGCGTGTATTTTAGCAGTTGTGACGGTTGTAACAATGGATAGGCAAGAGGTAGGTAATGAAGTCGGGATGGTTGCTGAAGATTTTGAGCTTCCAACTTATCAAGGCGGTCAAGAATCATTTAATCAGTACGAGGGTCAAGTTGTGATCCTTAATATGTGGGCCTCATGGTGTGAGCCTTGCCGTGATGAAATGCCAGATTTTATGGAACTACAGCAAGATTATCATCAAGAGGGTTTAGACATAGTGACTGTAAATATGCAGACGTATGAACGAACGCTAAATGATGCCCCCGAATTTATAGAAGAAATGAATCTCACACTTCCTGTTTTCTTTGATGAAGACGGGGTTGTATCAGATCGTTACGGAATAAGAGTTCTGCCGACGACTTTTGTTATTGACCGTGAAGGAGTCATTGCCCATGTGATTCCTGGTGAAGTGAATTATGAAAGATTAGAAGAATTGATTAAACCATTATTATAA